The DNA region AGGTAATGGATGAACCATTTTGTGAAAGTAATGTAGTAATGTAGACAATCAATCACAACAGCAATTCTTTGCCTTTGTTAACTCCCAGATTagtaaagatgataaaaaaaatgtaaacagttGGTAGGGATGTGAGGAAACCAGTATTCTCATATGTCAGAGGGCACTTGGGAAACACAAAACCCTTGCACTTTCCCTTCTCATAGTGTATTTTAACTAACTCACAATGCAAAGATACATGCACAATAAAGTATATTATTACAATTTACAATTATTAATgcttctacaattaaccactacacTATATCCATACAGATGTCATTAAGCTTGAATACTGCAAATGTCTAGTGGTTTTAATGatacaatgaatattttattttattttccttttttttggtggggggattaGTCCTGAgggttgagctcagggtctggatcttttcctcagcttttgtgctcaaggctagagttctgtaccgcttaagccacagcaccacttctggctttttgctggttaattgtagataagaggctcattgactttcctgacctgtttttttaaactgtgatccttagatctctgcctcctgagtagctcctgtgagccaccggtgcccagctaaagAGTACTTTCTAATTatgttaaaaatttattttaaaggtaggttttggtggctcacacattgCTTTCAACTTTTTACTATTATTCATGAATAAAGCATGAATCTTTTTACAACTTTAACTATGTCTGtgaatacattttgttttctggaacAAAACATATGAACAGTTTTTTAATATCTTATTAATTTAATTAGCAAAATTACTATTATAAGGGGTTTCCATTGTGACAATTCCACAGTGTGTTTTAATGTGCTTTGAACAATGTTTTGAATTATAAGTACTATcttttatatacataatatataatgtataatatatttactatatgtaatattatatatgtatataaactaaGTGGGTTTTGTGGCAACAATATGTCCAGTTATCAAAGTTACTAGATATTTATTAGGTCACTTTTCCTCCtatgttttactttaaaaaatattgtatcattttttttccttttggccagtTTGGCCAATAAGAACATAATTTATCATTTAGAAATTGGTTTTCTCGGTTTGTAAATTTTTAATAATACTTTCTTAAATCCTTTCAGACGTGGGTCGGCAATAAACGAAGAAAAATGAGTAGTAAGAATTCTGAATCAGGAACAAGCACAGGAAATGTTTCTGGTACCTCTTTGACAGCTCCGGACAATACAGTCAGAAATGTGGTTAATATTGCCGGACCCTCAAGCCAACAATCCTCTTGGACTTCTgccaataatgatgtcattgtaactggtATATACAGCCCAGGCAGTTCATCAAGTAGGCAAGGAACAACCAAACATACAACTCCACAAATTACAGAAGCACATAAAATTCCCATTCAGAAAGCATCCAGTAAAAATGATACTGAGTTTCAGTTGCATATACCTGTTCAAAGACGAGTAGCACACTGTAAAAATACCTCACTGCTCCTAGGTGAAAAGACAATTATTTTGTCAAGACAGACAAGTGTATTAAATGCTGGAAACTCAGTATACAATAACTCAAAGAAAAACTATGGAAGCTCTTCAGTGCAGGCTTCTGAAATGACAGGACCTCCAAAGCCGTCTGTGTGCCATCGACCTTGCAAAATTGAACCAGTTGGGATTCAAAAGTCATATAAGCCTGAAAACACAAGTTTGGCATCACATAACTTATGTGGGCAAAAGTCAACTATTAGAGACCCTTTCTGTAGAACACAAAACTTGGAAATCCGTGAAGTATTTTCATTGGCTGTCAGTGATTACCCCCAGAGAATTCTGGGAGGAACTGCCACACACAAGCCCAGCTCAGCAGAAGGAACTTGTTTATCTATTGCAATGGAGACTGGAGATGCTGAGGATGAATACGCCAGAGAAGAAGAGTTAGCATCTATGGGAGCACAGATCCAAAATTACTCAAGATTTTATGAAAGTGGTAGTTCCCTTCGAACTGAAAACCAAAGTACAATTCTGCCCGGACCAGGAAGAAATATGCCAGATTCACAAATGGTGAACATTAGAGATTTGTCAGACAATGTACTGTATCAAAACAGAGACTACCATTTGACACCTCGGATCTCATTACATACACCATCTAATACAATGTACGGTAATGCAAATCCACGGAATAATTTTTCTCCACATTTTGCATCATCAAACCAACTGAGGTtatcacaaaaccaaaacaactacCAGGTAATGTGCATATTAACTTTGTCAGGATTTTTCAAAGTTGTGCttggttgtaaaaaaaaaaattagatttaaatCACCTCGATCACTTAACTCATCTTTTGAAGTGATTTGAGATGTTTTACTGTGAAGTAGTGTTTTAGAGTCTACTACATGAAGAATCCTATGCTTTCTTTGTCTGGTTTACAAATGATAAGGTTTTTAAACAATGGGATACAGTTATTTTTATAACATGGCAGCTTTCCCCTGacgtttaaaatgttttttttttccccaaggattAGTAGCTTTATGGGAAGCATGGCATGTCCGATATCTAAAATAGGATTAAATTGTCTAGGCTCATCCTCTTGAATATAGATTATTCCTGTAATAGATTTCACTTGCAGTTTTGGAATATCACAGGATGAATGTGTTATCCCTGAGTACAGAGCCAAGCAAGTCAATCATTTTTTCTAGGTGCCAATGGCTAAGATGTCCGAGCCTCCAGTAACTCAGCCAACAGCTTTTTCTAGAAGTAAAAGCTGTACTAAATGTTAAGTGGGCCATTAATCTTTTGTAAACTGTTTATAGGGAAAAGAGAGTCCATATAAGAATTAAAGTGATTTTAGTCCTGTGTACAAAATAGgtgttatttctttattgtttgacATATTCAATTGTTTTGATATGTTTCAAATAATCTCTTCAGTGCAATATTAGCCTCCCACAAAACATCCCTTCAGGTCATACATCTTCCCTCTGAAAAATCTACTTTAGAGAATTTAAATAACAAGACAGCAATGTGTGCTTTTGCCTTGCCATTGGCTACACTTTCTTATCTACTCAACCACAATATAATGTATCAGAACTTGACCAATTTAAAGAATAATCTTTTCCTGACTCTGTCCATCTTACACCTTCCTGCTTCAAAGTAGAAAGAAATGATATAGTATAGGAAGTGCCcaactttaagaaaataatttaatcttCATGATTACTGATTATTTGTTTGTACTGAGGATTTCTCACAACCTTTCACTTGCTAAACTGAAATGATAAttctgaaccatgcctctagccctgtatTTTTTTACTGAGTATTTTTAGGATAGGATAGGTGTGCCTGGGTTCACACTTAATCTGATTTGCCTAATACAGGCTTCCCATCATCCCAAGGACCACAGGAGCATGCATCCAGCTTCCATTTCACAGAGAAGGAATCTTACTTTTTGGCCTGGACTGTCCTCGAACCTTGATCCTTGTATTCTCAAcctccatgtagctaggattacagccaggaGCCAAAGGCACATAGCTACTAGTCATTTCTTGCTAAAGGTTAATTTTTATGTGTTTGCTGTTTACTAAAAAGCATGCTTAAAGTAACATGAATGGTACTAATGTAATGCTATCCTCCAAACAGAAATCATTTCATTCACCTATTTCTTTGTACTTCATCCCTTTAGCTCTGTtcttagtagtagtagtagtagtagtagtagtagtagtagtaatagatTGAGCGCCTATCAAGTGTCAGAAAGTATTATTTATA from Perognathus longimembris pacificus isolate PPM17 chromosome 28, ASM2315922v1, whole genome shotgun sequence includes:
- the Hdx gene encoding highly divergent homeobox, yielding MNLRSVFTVEQQRILQRYYENGMTNQSKNCFQLILQCAQETKLDFSVVRTWVGNKRRKMSSKNSESGTSTGNVSGTSLTAPDNTVRNVVNIAGPSSQQSSWTSANNDVIVTGIYSPGSSSSRQGTTKHTTPQITEAHKIPIQKASSKNDTEFQLHIPVQRRVAHCKNTSLLLGEKTIILSRQTSVLNAGNSVYNNSKKNYGSSSVQASEMTGPPKPSVCHRPCKIEPVGIQKSYKPENTSLASHNLCGQKSTIRDPFCRTQNLEIREVFSLAVSDYPQRILGGTATHKPSSAEGTCLSIAMETGDAEDEYAREEELASMGAQIQNYSRFYESGSSLRTENQSTILPGPGRNMPDSQMVNIRDLSDNVLYQNRDYHLTPRISLHTPSNTMYGNANPRNNFSPHFASSNQLRLSQNQNNYQISGNHTVPWITGCSRKRALQDRTQFSDRDLATLKKYWDNGMTSLGSVCREKIEAVATELNVDCEIVRTWIGNRRRKYRLMGIEVPPPRGGPADFSEQPESGSLSAFTPGDEAGPDIGDDNDRNDEISICLSEGSSQEEPNEVVPNEARAHKEDNHHAVSGNNVKIEIIDDEESDMISNSEVEQVNSFPDYKNEEVRFIENELEIQKQKYFKLQTFVRSLILAMKADDKEQQQALLSDLPPELEEMDFNHALPEPDDTSFSVSSLSEKNASDCL